In Vicia villosa cultivar HV-30 ecotype Madison, WI unplaced genomic scaffold, Vvil1.0 ctg.000637F_1_1, whole genome shotgun sequence, one genomic interval encodes:
- the LOC131630029 gene encoding uncharacterized protein LOC131630029: MDDKLGDGHSILFWKSKWFGAEALYLQFPALFNEISFKHISVLEAGFWKDATWEWKLIKGEKVLGREASLEIRELLHCLGGIFPKVGIKDRHVWPYESSSCFSVKSCYILLNQNSVVVPSVGLMESLRCNWKAALPSKVQIFGWRLLRDRIPTRRQLLNRNIISLQQEVRCVFCEGQIEDSGHIFLQCPMLVSLKWRVFSCLEIQLPTVEDCCEFLLVWTEQLQGTMKNNIAAAIWLTFYWCIWKVRNEIIFTNAKLDIDELYYKIVWFDCGEIC; this comes from the exons ATGGATGACAA ATTAGGCGATGGACACTCCATTCTGTTTTGGAAAAGTAAATGGTTTGGGGCAGAGGCTTTGTATCTTCAGTTTCCAGCTCTATTCAATGAGATTTCTTTCAAACATATCTCTGTTCTTGAGGCTGGCTTTTGGAAGGATGCAACATGGGAATGGAAGCTTATAAAAGGTGAAAAGGTGTTGGGGAGGGAGGCATCGCTGGAGATCAGGGAACTGCTTCACTGTTTGGGCGGTATTTTCCCTAAGGTAGGTATCAAGGACCGTCACGTATGGCCTTATGAGAGCTCCAGTTGTTTCAGTGTGAAATCATGCTATATTTTGTTGAATCAAAATTCTGTTGTGGTGCCTTCGGTTGGTCTAATGGAGAGCCTTAGATGTAATTGGAAAGCGGCATTGCCTTCAAAGGTGCAGATCTTTGGATGGAGACTACTAAGAGACAGGATCCCAACTAGGCGACAACTTCTTAATAGGAATATTATATCTCTTCAGCAGGAAGTGAGGTGCGTCTTTTGTGAAGGTCAGATTGAAGACTCAGGGCATATTTTTCTGCAGTGCCCTATGTTAGTATCATTGAAGTGGAGAGTCTTTTCGTGCCTGGAAATTCAATTGCCTACAgtagaagattgttgtgaattttTGTTGGTTTGGACTGAACAACTGCAGGGTACCATGAAGAACAACATTGCTGCTGCCATTTGGTTAACATTCTATTGGTGTATTTGGAAGGTAAGAAATGAGATTATATTCACCAATGCAAAGTTGGATATAGATGAACTATACTACAAGATTGTTTG GTTTGACTGCGGCGAGATTTGCTAG
- the LOC131630030 gene encoding uncharacterized protein LOC131630030 → MVGSSSRGSSVDSVSHQVLPRCGCDRPMKMWVSNTVQNRNRKFWKCRNAGTGNSCELFLWDDENGDSMKDNTVIHPCCKKCEVLQIQLESVTKKVVKLKIKLEAQKRKTLQLQIAIFMCCLIVGLLYNFM, encoded by the exons ATGGTGGGAAGCAGCTCTCGAGGAAGCAGTGTTGATTCAGTGTCCCATCAAGTGTTGCCCAGATGCGGCTGTGATAGACCCATGAAGATGTGGGTCTCCAACACAGTTCAAAACCGGAATCGAAAGTTCTGGAAATGTCGCAATGCTGGG ACTGGCAATAGTTGCGAATTGTTCTTATGGGATGATGAAAATGGAGACTCCATGAAAGACAATACAGTGATTCATCCATGTTGCAAGAAGTGTGAGGTACTTCAAATTCAGTTGGAATCAGTGACAAAGAAAGTGGTGAAATTGAAGATTAAGCTTGAAGCCCAGAAAAGGAAAACTTTGCAGCTCCAAATTGCTATATTTATGTGTTGTTTGATAGTTGGTTTATTGTATAATTTCATGTAA
- the LOC131630050 gene encoding heat shock cognate 70 kDa protein-like, with amino-acid sequence MANKYKGVAIGIDLGTTYSCVGVWQEQNDRVEIIHNDQGNKTTPSCVAFTNTQRLIGNAAKNQASSNPTNTVFDSKRLIGRKYSDSVVKNDILLWPFKVKADANDKPMIVVTFKGEERHFFAEEISSVILSKMQEIAGIFLEASVKNAVITVPAYFNDSQRRATKDAAVIAGLNVIRIINEPTAAALAYGLQKRANCVEQRNIFIFDLGGGTFDVSLLTLKNNVFKVKATAGDTHLGGEDFDNRMVNHFVNELKRKNKVDISGNSKALRKLRTACERAKRALSYDTEATIDIDGICQGTDLCSSITRAKFEQLNMDLFEKCVETVKNCFSDAKMDKNSIDDVVLVGGSSRIPKVQNLLQNFFKGKDIFKSINPDEAVAYGAAVQAALLSGGIKTVPNLKLQDVIPLSLGKSNRGDIMSVVIPRNTSIPVKKTKRYVTCNDNQTAVLTEVYEGERLIANENNLLGFFKISVPRAPRGLPVKVRFAIDADGILNVSCEEETSGNKKDITITNENGRLSTAEIKRMIQEAEDFKAEDMKFKKKVSAVNALDDYVYNVKKVMKDKSVSYLLPTERENEITSLITKCEYLLDGDKKEETYVFVDMLKELESISESAFGHNKKWLG; translated from the exons ATGGCCAACAAATACAAGGGAGTTGCTATCGGAATTGACCTTGGCACGACCTACTCATGTGTTGGAGTGTGGCAAGAACAAAACGATCGTGTTGAAATCATACACAATGATCAAGGAAACAAAACCACACCTTCTTGTGTTGCTTTTACCAACACTCAAAGATTGATCGGTAATGCTGCCAAAAATCAAGCTTCCTCCAACCCAACCAACACTGTCTTTG ATTCAAAGAGGTTGATTGGAAGGAAGTATAGTGATTCTGTGGTTAAAAATGATATTCTGTTGTGGCCATTCAAGGTAAAAGCTGATGCTAATGATAAGCCCATGATTGTTGTGACGTTCAAAGGAGAAGAGAGGCACTTTTTTGCTGAAGAAATATCATCTGTGATTCTCTCAAAGATGCAGGAGATTGCAGGGATATTTTTGGAGGCATCTGTTAAAAATGCAGTGATTACTGTACCTGCTTATTTCAACGATTCACAGCGAAGAGCCACCAAAGATGCTGCTGTCATTGCTGGCCTCAATGTGATAAGGATAATCAATGAACCAACTGCTGCCGCCCTTGCATATGGACTTCAAAAGAGAGCTAATTGTGTTGAGCAGAGAAATATTTTCATCTTTGATCTTGGTGGTGGAACTTTTGATGTGTCTCTTCTTACCTTGAAGAATAATGTCTTTAAAGTCAAGGCCACTGCCGGAGATACTCACCTTGGAGGAGAGGACTTTGATAATCGAATGGTGAATCATTTTGTGAATGAGTTGAAGAGGAAAAACAAAGTTGACATTAGTGGAAACTCAAAAGCCCTGAGGAAGCTGAGAACTGCTTGCGAGAGGGCAAAAAGGGCACTCTCTTACGACACTGAGGCCACAATTGACATAGATGGTATATGCCAGGGTACTGACTTGTGTTCATCAATCACCCGGGCCAAGTTTGAGCAACTCAACATGGACCTCTTTGAAAAATGTGTGGAGACTGTTAAGAATTGTTTTAGTGATGCTAAGATGGACAAAAATAGTATTGACGATGTTGTACTTGTTGGGGGCTCTTCTAGGATTCCCAAAGTGCAGAATCTATTGCAAAACTTTTTCAAGGGAAAGGATATCTTTAAGAGCATCAACCCTGATGAGGCTGTTGCGTATGGTGCTGCTGTCCAGGCTGCTTTGTTGAGTGGAGGCATTAAGACTGTTCCGAACTTGAAGCTGCAAGATGTTATACCTTTGTCTCTTGGTAAATCAAATAGAGGAGATATCATGAGTGTAGTAATTCCTAGGAACACTTCCATTCCTGTCAAGAAGACAAAAAGGTATGTTACTTGTAACGATAACCAAACCGCTGTCTTGACTGAAGTTTATGAAGGTGAGAGATTAATAGCGAATGAGAACAACTTGTTGGGATTTTTTAAAATCTCAGTTCCCCGTGCACCTCGAGGCCTTCCTGTCAAAGTACGTTTTGCAATAGATGCTGATGGTATTTTGAATGTGTCATGTGAGGAAGAAACCTCTGGAAATAAGAAAGATATTACGATAACTAATGAAAATGGAAGACTATCAACGGCTGAAATTAAGAGAATGATTCAAGAAGCTGAGGATTTCAAGGCTGAAGacatgaagttcaagaagaaagtTAGCGCAGTAAATGCTTTGGATGATTATGTTTACAATGTCAAAAAAGTTATGAAGGATAAGAGTGTCAGTTATTTGCTTCCCACGGAAAGAGAAAATGAGATCACTTCTCTTATAACAAAATGTGAATATTTGCTTGATGGTGACAAGAAGGAAGAAACCTATGTGTTTGTGGACATGTTGAAGGAGCTTGAGAGCATATCTGAATCTGCTTTTGGGCACAATAAAAAATGGCTAGGTTGA